One region of Camelina sativa cultivar DH55 chromosome 6, Cs, whole genome shotgun sequence genomic DNA includes:
- the LOC109133433 gene encoding defensin-like protein 10, giving the protein MKLSLRLVSALLLSFMLLFATGMGPVEARTCESPSSKFQGVCLNSQTCAKACPSEGFTSGRCNSLRCYCSKAC; this is encoded by the exons ATGAAGCTCTCTCTGCGTTTGGTCTCAGCCCTTCTCCTCTCGTTCATGCTCCTCTTTGCAACAG GAATGGGTCCTGTGGAAGCAAGAACATGCGAGTCACCAAGTAGCAAATTCCAAGGAGTTTGTCTCAACTCACAGACCTGTGCCAAAGCTTGCCCCAGCGAAGGTTTTACAAGCGGTCGATGCAATAGTCTCCGTTGCTACTGCTCCAAAGCTTGCTAA